The genome window GCGCGCTTCGTGGCGATCGGCTCGCAGCAGCTGCTGCGAACCTCGCGCGAGCTGCGCGGCTTCGAGGCCAAGGCGCGGGTGATCCCGTTCGGCATCGACTCCTCACGGTTCGCGGCGACGCCCGCGGTGCTGGCGCGGGCGCGGGCGCTGCGTGCCGGGTGGGGCGAGCGCCCCGTCGTGCTGGCGGTGGGCCGCCTGGTGGGATACAAGGGGTTCGACGTGCTGCTCCGGGCGACGGCGACGCTCGACGCAACGGTCGTGATCGTCGGGACCGGGCCGGAGGAGGCTCGCCTCCGCTCGCTCGCCGGGAAGAACGCGGTGTTCGCCGGCAAGGTCTCGGAGGAGGACCTCATCGCCCACTACCACGCGGCCGACGTGTTCTGCCTCTCGTCGGTGACGATCGCGGAGGCGTTCGGCATCGTGTTACTGGAGGCGATGGCTTGCGGGAAGCCGCTGGTGACGACCGCGCTGCCCACCGGCGTCTCCGAGGTGAACCGGGATGGTGAGACGGGGCTTATGGTGCCGCCGGGGGACTCGGGTGCGTTGCGCGAGGCGATCAGT of Gemmatimonadales bacterium contains these proteins:
- a CDS encoding glycosyltransferase — its product is MRVVQVGKFYPPEYLGGLETVVVNLNTELVRRGIGVTAVVSAARGRGGADTYGGVRVVRARSYGTVLSQPITPALPRLVRESPGDLVHLHHPNPLGDLAVLGDRRPLVITQHSDVVRQRALAPFYGPIVRRALERARFVAIGSQQLLRTSRELRGFEAKARVIPFGIDSSRFAATPAVLARARALRAGWGERPVVLAVGRLVGYKGFDVLLRATATLDATVVIVGTGPEEARLRSLAGKNAVFAGKVSEEDLIAHYHAADVFCLSSVTIAEAFGIVLLEAMACGKPLVTTALPTGVSEVNRDGETGLMVPPGDSGALREAISSLLADPARRAKMGRAAREVQVREYGAELMGERYFGLYEEAMG